A window of Zingiber officinale cultivar Zhangliang chromosome 5A, Zo_v1.1, whole genome shotgun sequence contains these coding sequences:
- the LOC121981029 gene encoding plasmodesmata-located protein 3-like — MARFHLLHFQTLPDRYRLQPSPLTSSTSSTTDDKGCANQTVASGSAALTALSCALTSQAVSSKFYHTTASSADGGPSFLGLFKCHGDLSASDCFSPAATPFTMYTVSSFPHDPVTQLLYKTIGSRSSASGGSNLEARPSTSSRAAWRAGVLRHQLRIRLHSGTVRGQPFRQ, encoded by the coding sequence ATGGCCCGATTTCACCTCCTCCACTTCCAGACTCTTCCCGATCGTTACCGACTGCAACCTTCGCCGCTAACCTCTTCGACCTCATCTACAACAGACGACAAGGGCTGTGCCAATCAAACCGTCGCCAGTGGCTCCGCCGCACTCACCGCTCTCTCCTGCGCCCTCACCTCCCAAGCCGTCTCCTCCAAGTTCTACCACACCACCGCCTCCTCCGCTGACGGTGGGCCGTCCTTCCTCGGTCTATTCAAGTGCCACGGTGACCTCTCTGCCTCCGATTGTTTCTCCCCGGCTGCTACGCCCTTTACCATGTATACCGTATCCAGCTTCCCCCACGACCCCGTCACCCAATTGCTCTACAAAACCATCGGATCCAGGAGCAGTGCAAGTGGCGGCAGCAACTTGGAGGCCAGGCCTTCGACCAGCTCTAGGGCGGCGTGGCGGGCAGGGGTTCTACGCCACCAGCTACGTATCCGTCTACACTCTGGTACAGTGCGAGGGCAACCTTTCCGCCAGTGA
- the LOC121981028 gene encoding nuclear transport factor 2-like isoform X2 — MASVYPGLVDAVQVGAYFLKNYYPILQQKPELVHQFYTELSSMVRFDGTDTESANGMMQIHRLVMCLNFKGIEIKSAHSLESWNGGVLVMVSGYVQLEDYSFRRKFVQTFFLAPQEEGYFVLNDIFHFLEEEHIHQHPAALMPLGDFETNLNVSSPAADTVPDYMPGEAQAQDLAPPVHVEEKDTVENYNIVEAPQQLSVSDERLDEPLQDTASYPVALEITREPSPPAAPEEPVGEPTKHTYASILAKGQSGLPMHHPTTIAKASQVGSDRAHSSHQIPQQSQLAINPEKPNSESIEEALLVEDEGDTKSVYVGNLPSSISISDLEQAFKHFGKLRPEGVSIRSRKESDVFYAFIEYEDAIGVQNALKASPVQINGRLIHVEGRRPNSGVSRGKRGRGRGYPSEPSRGRFGGRIFGQGSSRQDGNERDYTSRSRGNSNPQRVQDRGY, encoded by the exons ATGGCTTCTGTGTACCCGGGTCTCGTCGATGCGGTCCAG GTTGGTGCGTATTTCTTGAAGAACTACTATCCGATACTTCAACAGAAGCCGGAACTAGTTCACCAGTTCTACACCGAATTGAGCTCCATGGTACGATTCGATGGGACTGACACAGAATCGGCGAACGGGATGATG CAAATTCATCGTCTTGTCATGTGCCTGAACTTTAAGGGGATAGAGATTAAGTCAGCCCATTCCTTGGAGTCCTGGAATGGTGGAGTTTTGGTGATGGTTTCTGGTTATGTGCAATTGGAAGACTATAGCTTTAGGAGGAAATTTGTTCAAACTTTTTTTCTTGCTCCACAAGAGGAAGGATATTTTGTTCTCAATGACATTTTTCACTTCCTTGAGGAGGAGCACATTCATCAGCACCCTGCAGCCCTGATGCCTCTAGGTGACTTTGAGACTAATTTGAACGTGTCAAGTCCTGCAGCTGATACAG TCCCTGATTACATGCCGGGAGAAGCTCAGGCTCAGGACTTAGCGCCTCCAGTTCATGTGGAAGAAAAGGACACAGTGGAGAATTATAACATTGTTGAAGCACCACAGCAACTTTCAGTTTCTGATGAAAGATTAGACGAACCTCTTCAAGATACTGCTTCATATCCAGTCGCTTTGGAGATCACAAGAGAGCCATCACCTCCTGCTGCTCCTGAAGAGCCTGTTGGAGAGCCAACTAAGCACACATATGCCTCTATT CTTGCAAAAGGCCAATCTGGTTTACCCATGCACCATCCAACGACTATTGCCAAAGCCTCTCAAGTTGGTTCAGACCGTGCTCATTCCTCGCATCAAATTCCCCAGCAATCACAGCTGGCTATTAATCCTGAGAAACCCAACTCTGAGTCAATTGAGGAGGCTTTACTAGTTGAAGATGAAG GTGATACAAAATCTGTCTATGTTGGAAATCTTCCTTCGTCCATTTCAATTTCAGACCTTGAACAAGCCTTCAAGCACTTTGGTAAACTAAGACCAGAAGGTGTTTCTATCAGAAGCCGCAAG GAATCTGATGTTTTTTATGCTTTCATTGAATATGAAGATGCCATCGGTGTACAAAATGCACTTAAG GCATCTCCAGTACAGATAAATGGGAGGTTGATTCATGTCGAGGGGAGAAGACCTAATAGCGGTGTTTCACGTGGAA AAAGAGGCAGAGGCAGAGGTTACCCCTCAGAGCCCTCGCGAGGGCgatttggtggccggattttcgGGCAAGGTAGCAGCAGGCAAGACGGCAACGAGAGGGACTATACAAGTCGGTCCAGAGGAAATAGCAATCCCCAACGAGTTCAAGACAGGGGTTACTAG
- the LOC121981028 gene encoding nuclear transport factor 2-like isoform X1 produces MASVYPGLVDAVQVGAYFLKNYYPILQQKPELVHQFYTELSSMVRFDGTDTESANGMMQIHRLVMCLNFKGIEIKSAHSLESWNGGVLVMVSGYVQLEDYSFRRKFVQTFFLAPQEEGYFVLNDIFHFLEEEHIHQHPAALMPLGDFETNLNVSSPAADTVSVPDYMPGEAQAQDLAPPVHVEEKDTVENYNIVEAPQQLSVSDERLDEPLQDTASYPVALEITREPSPPAAPEEPVGEPTKHTYASILAKGQSGLPMHHPTTIAKASQVGSDRAHSSHQIPQQSQLAINPEKPNSESIEEALLVEDEGDTKSVYVGNLPSSISISDLEQAFKHFGKLRPEGVSIRSRKESDVFYAFIEYEDAIGVQNALKASPVQINGRLIHVEGRRPNSGVSRGKRGRGRGYPSEPSRGRFGGRIFGQGSSRQDGNERDYTSRSRGNSNPQRVQDRGY; encoded by the exons ATGGCTTCTGTGTACCCGGGTCTCGTCGATGCGGTCCAG GTTGGTGCGTATTTCTTGAAGAACTACTATCCGATACTTCAACAGAAGCCGGAACTAGTTCACCAGTTCTACACCGAATTGAGCTCCATGGTACGATTCGATGGGACTGACACAGAATCGGCGAACGGGATGATG CAAATTCATCGTCTTGTCATGTGCCTGAACTTTAAGGGGATAGAGATTAAGTCAGCCCATTCCTTGGAGTCCTGGAATGGTGGAGTTTTGGTGATGGTTTCTGGTTATGTGCAATTGGAAGACTATAGCTTTAGGAGGAAATTTGTTCAAACTTTTTTTCTTGCTCCACAAGAGGAAGGATATTTTGTTCTCAATGACATTTTTCACTTCCTTGAGGAGGAGCACATTCATCAGCACCCTGCAGCCCTGATGCCTCTAGGTGACTTTGAGACTAATTTGAACGTGTCAAGTCCTGCAGCTGATACAG TGTCAGTCCCTGATTACATGCCGGGAGAAGCTCAGGCTCAGGACTTAGCGCCTCCAGTTCATGTGGAAGAAAAGGACACAGTGGAGAATTATAACATTGTTGAAGCACCACAGCAACTTTCAGTTTCTGATGAAAGATTAGACGAACCTCTTCAAGATACTGCTTCATATCCAGTCGCTTTGGAGATCACAAGAGAGCCATCACCTCCTGCTGCTCCTGAAGAGCCTGTTGGAGAGCCAACTAAGCACACATATGCCTCTATT CTTGCAAAAGGCCAATCTGGTTTACCCATGCACCATCCAACGACTATTGCCAAAGCCTCTCAAGTTGGTTCAGACCGTGCTCATTCCTCGCATCAAATTCCCCAGCAATCACAGCTGGCTATTAATCCTGAGAAACCCAACTCTGAGTCAATTGAGGAGGCTTTACTAGTTGAAGATGAAG GTGATACAAAATCTGTCTATGTTGGAAATCTTCCTTCGTCCATTTCAATTTCAGACCTTGAACAAGCCTTCAAGCACTTTGGTAAACTAAGACCAGAAGGTGTTTCTATCAGAAGCCGCAAG GAATCTGATGTTTTTTATGCTTTCATTGAATATGAAGATGCCATCGGTGTACAAAATGCACTTAAG GCATCTCCAGTACAGATAAATGGGAGGTTGATTCATGTCGAGGGGAGAAGACCTAATAGCGGTGTTTCACGTGGAA AAAGAGGCAGAGGCAGAGGTTACCCCTCAGAGCCCTCGCGAGGGCgatttggtggccggattttcgGGCAAGGTAGCAGCAGGCAAGACGGCAACGAGAGGGACTATACAAGTCGGTCCAGAGGAAATAGCAATCCCCAACGAGTTCAAGACAGGGGTTACTAG
- the LOC121983030 gene encoding uncharacterized protein LOC121983030, giving the protein MPTTCSIICLPPFLIPSISTLASYSYIFTMQHLTLLLLTANRKAMSSSVALLFFTLLATLSLLPPCHARSLTTVHAQELNNWHRNPVVMAKAGRTQVEVADEKAGNASRSTAKGSRSKVRALKEQPRFDLDYAGPRTHTPSHN; this is encoded by the exons ATGCCCACCACCTGCTCGATCATTTGCCTCCCTCCATTTTTAATACCTTCGATTTCCACACTCGCCTCCTACTCCTATATATTCACCATGCAACACTTGACTTTGCTTCTCTTAACCGCCAACCGCAAAGCCATGTCTTCTTCTGTTGCTCTACTATTCTTCACTCTCCTTGccactctttctcttcttcctccgtgcCACGCTCGCTCCCTGACGACAGTTCACGCACAGGAGCTAAACAATTGGCACAGG AATCCGGTGGTCATGGCCAAAGCTGGTCGAACTCAAGTCGAGGTGGCTGATGAAAAGGCTGGCAATGCTTCAAGGAGCACTGCGAAGGGGAGCCGGTCTAAGGTTCGAGCGCTGAAGGAGCAACCGAGGTTCGATTTGGATTACGCGGGACCGAGGACACACACACCGTCTCATAACTGA